One window of Nocardia nova SH22a genomic DNA carries:
- a CDS encoding haloalkane dehalogenase yields the protein MPAITTLDSFMTYRDTGAGPIPVVLLHGNPTSSYLWRKVIPHIDPLTRVLAPDLIGMGESGKPDSPYRFADHARYLDAWFDGLELDEVILAGHDWGGALAMDWAARHGDRVRGVAVVETFLRPLSWSEMPEQGRELFQRFRSPEGERMILQDNIFIEFNLPFGAKSLTPADLDVYRSPYLTPESRRPMLVWPREIPFDGEPADVAATMADYGRWMATTPDIPKLVMAVDNGVGMGGQETIEWARRTFAATEVANIGPAGHHAPEDRPDAIGSAIAEWVTRHALAAPRDVLDNRR from the coding sequence ATGCCTGCCATCACGACTCTCGATTCCTTCATGACCTACCGCGACACCGGCGCGGGCCCGATCCCGGTGGTTCTGCTGCACGGCAATCCGACCTCGTCGTATCTGTGGCGCAAGGTGATTCCGCACATCGACCCGTTGACCCGGGTGCTGGCGCCCGATCTGATCGGCATGGGTGAATCCGGCAAGCCCGACAGCCCGTATCGGTTCGCCGATCACGCTCGCTACCTCGACGCCTGGTTCGACGGCCTCGAGCTGGACGAGGTGATTCTGGCCGGACACGACTGGGGTGGGGCGCTGGCGATGGACTGGGCGGCCCGGCACGGTGACCGGGTGCGCGGAGTCGCGGTCGTCGAGACCTTCCTGCGGCCGCTGAGCTGGTCGGAGATGCCGGAGCAGGGACGGGAACTGTTCCAGCGCTTCCGCTCTCCGGAGGGTGAGCGAATGATCCTGCAGGACAATATCTTCATCGAGTTCAACCTGCCGTTCGGGGCGAAGAGTCTCACCCCGGCGGATCTGGATGTGTACCGGTCGCCCTATCTCACACCCGAGTCACGACGGCCGATGCTGGTGTGGCCCAGGGAGATCCCGTTCGACGGCGAACCCGCGGACGTCGCGGCGACGATGGCGGACTACGGCCGGTGGATGGCCACGACCCCGGATATCCCCAAGCTGGTGATGGCTGTGGACAACGGCGTGGGCATGGGTGGGCAGGAGACGATCGAGTGGGCACGGCGCACCTTCGCCGCCACCGAGGTCGCGAATATCGGTCCCGCCGGACATCACGCACCCGAGGACCGGCCCGATGCCATCGGATCCGCGATCGCCGAGTGGGTGACCCGCCACGCGCTCGCCGCACCCCGCGATGTGCTGGACAACCGCCGATGA
- a CDS encoding dynamin family protein, which yields MNGIAVADTQVPASPLSRILAETIGAARTADRDDLVGRLEVLADRVRDPRRRIVVAGLGNQGKSRFVNAMLNLDISPVGDDATTTLPIVLSHGAQPRADLVTAAPDGDTRRIPVPLDRIHTAAAQSAHGRVLRVEIELPNPLLADGIVIVDTPPVGGHATAASAGVLALAPAADAVLVLSDASTELTEPEVEFLRQVRELCPAVALVLSKIDLYPHWRRVLDADRSHLDRNSLPLPMIPVSALLREHAMRLQDQQLGRESGFGILFDFLREQVVARDEAAARRAVALDISAAAEHLALALGSELVALRDPERGAAAIRELRAAKAQAEDLHRRTATWQQTLGDGVTDLAGDIDHDLRDRLRTIARTAEDWIDENDPSRRWDTLEQWLTRTTDTAVGDNLLWTHQRAIHLAERVAEHFLEFGAVDLPSVRSGAAVDDSRVAAVTLADLEPDLGVGHKLLVGLRGSYGGMVMVGLASTVAGLALINPVSLGAGVLLGGKAFRDDKRERLTRRRNEAKAAVRRYLDDVSFEASKQSRDRLHRIHRILRDHFTGIADRSLRSINDSLQAAQDAAGVETAQRNRRDAELERQLRVVAELRRYADAMLPAAPAS from the coding sequence ATGAACGGTATCGCCGTGGCTGACACACAGGTCCCCGCGTCGCCGCTGTCGCGGATCCTCGCCGAGACCATCGGCGCCGCCCGCACTGCGGATCGCGACGATCTGGTCGGCCGCCTGGAGGTGCTGGCCGACCGGGTCCGCGATCCGCGCCGCCGGATCGTGGTGGCGGGCCTGGGGAATCAGGGTAAGAGCCGGTTCGTCAACGCCATGCTGAATCTCGATATCAGCCCGGTCGGCGACGATGCGACGACGACGCTTCCGATCGTGCTCTCGCACGGCGCGCAGCCCCGCGCCGACCTGGTGACCGCCGCCCCCGACGGCGATACGCGGCGAATCCCGGTGCCACTGGACCGGATCCACACCGCCGCCGCGCAGTCGGCGCACGGCCGGGTCCTGCGGGTGGAGATCGAGCTGCCGAATCCGCTGCTGGCCGACGGCATCGTCATCGTCGACACGCCGCCCGTCGGCGGTCACGCAACCGCCGCGTCGGCGGGGGTCCTGGCTCTCGCCCCGGCCGCCGATGCGGTGCTGGTCCTGTCGGACGCGTCCACCGAACTCACCGAACCCGAGGTGGAGTTCCTGCGGCAGGTGCGCGAACTGTGCCCGGCGGTGGCGCTGGTCCTCAGCAAGATCGACCTGTACCCACACTGGCGCCGGGTGCTGGACGCGGACCGGTCGCATCTGGACCGGAACAGTCTGCCGCTGCCGATGATTCCGGTTTCGGCCTTGCTGCGCGAGCACGCGATGCGCCTGCAGGATCAGCAGCTCGGTCGCGAGTCCGGTTTCGGCATCCTGTTCGACTTTCTGCGCGAACAGGTGGTGGCCCGGGACGAGGCCGCCGCCCGGCGCGCGGTGGCGCTCGACATATCCGCCGCCGCGGAGCATCTGGCCCTGGCACTCGGCAGTGAGCTGGTGGCGCTGCGCGATCCGGAACGCGGCGCAGCGGCGATCCGTGAATTGCGCGCCGCCAAGGCACAGGCCGAGGACCTGCATCGCCGCACCGCGACATGGCAGCAGACCCTCGGCGACGGCGTCACCGATCTCGCGGGCGATATCGATCACGATCTGCGAGATCGATTGCGCACCATAGCCAGAACCGCCGAGGACTGGATCGACGAGAACGATCCCTCTCGCCGCTGGGACACCCTGGAACAATGGCTGACCCGGACCACCGACACCGCCGTCGGCGACAATCTGCTCTGGACCCATCAGCGCGCGATCCATCTGGCCGAGCGGGTGGCCGAGCACTTTCTCGAATTCGGCGCGGTCGATCTGCCGTCGGTGCGATCCGGTGCGGCCGTGGATGATTCGCGAGTCGCCGCGGTGACCCTGGCCGATCTGGAACCGGATCTGGGCGTCGGGCACAAGCTGCTGGTCGGGCTGCGCGGCTCCTACGGCGGCATGGTGATGGTCGGTCTCGCCAGTACCGTCGCCGGGCTGGCATTGATCAACCCGGTATCGTTGGGCGCGGGAGTTCTGCTGGGTGGCAAGGCATTCCGGGACGACAAGCGGGAACGCCTGACCCGGCGCCGGAACGAGGCGAAGGCCGCGGTCCGCCGCTACCTCGACGATGTGAGTTTCGAAGCGAGCAAACAGTCCCGCGATCGGCTGCACCGGATCCATCGCATCCTGCGCGACCACTTCACCGGTATCGCCGATCGCAGCCTGCGGTCGATCAACGATTCGCTGCAGGCGGCCCAGGACGCGGCGGGGGTGGAGACCGCGCAGCGCAACCGGCGCGACGCGGAGCTGGAGCGGCAATTGCGCGTGGTCGCCGAACTGCGCCGCTACGCCGATGCCATGCTGCCCGCGGCTCCCGCGTCCTGA
- a CDS encoding IniB N-terminal domain-containing protein, with amino-acid sequence MTPNAILEFILDLLRDHEAAVGYCANPAESLCAAGLTAVTPEDIAAVAPMVAESALVSGGSQLAAIVAAGGGASGTAGLAGGAATTTEANLGTGAALGAATGIAAGTGLDLGAGLGLGANAGIGGDLGAGLGAAAAVGAGLEAGLTAGLGALTGVAVGLGGALSGSGQTGADLSTGFQAATETFADAGANLSTGIEAGINAATTGLADASTGLTAGVSGLNAELNGALGGAAEAGAGLGAELGGALGGAAAAGAGLGAGLGGALGSVAQAGAGVGAGLSGALNGAAQAGAGLGGALGAVAGDGAGLGAELGGALGGAAAAGAGLGAGLGGAAQAGAGLGAQLGGALGGAAEAGAGLGAELGGASSGAAQAGAGLGAHDAGDLSASLSGGATAGVQSAGDVSGTLSGVAGSGLRSVGDLSGDAAAGVHSAGDVSSALSGTGASGLESGLGSAGSLSSSLSGSADSALHTGTEVSAGLSGLGTNLSGSADSGVHGGTDVSSALSDTASAGLHGAGEVSSAVSGTVGGDLGSVDSAATHGLGVDSSVGTPVSGTWSGVDVSHAFGSGVGADLSGNFGGTGSGIDSALSAGGHGALDSGIDTSGHTDAGLFGDTHTTTVTDTHVAGDVTGGLLH; translated from the coding sequence ATGACCCCCAACGCCATTCTCGAGTTCATTCTCGATCTGCTCCGCGACCACGAGGCCGCCGTCGGCTACTGCGCCAACCCCGCCGAGTCGTTGTGCGCGGCCGGGCTGACCGCGGTAACACCAGAGGACATTGCCGCCGTCGCACCGATGGTCGCCGAATCCGCGCTGGTCAGTGGCGGTTCGCAATTGGCGGCCATCGTGGCCGCGGGTGGCGGGGCGTCCGGTACGGCCGGACTCGCGGGCGGTGCCGCGACGACCACCGAGGCCAATCTCGGCACCGGCGCGGCCCTCGGCGCGGCGACCGGGATAGCGGCCGGGACCGGCCTGGATCTCGGTGCCGGGCTGGGCCTCGGTGCGAACGCCGGAATCGGTGGCGATCTGGGCGCCGGTCTCGGCGCCGCCGCCGCGGTGGGAGCGGGACTCGAAGCCGGACTCACCGCCGGCCTCGGCGCACTCACCGGAGTCGCGGTAGGACTCGGCGGAGCCCTGTCCGGCTCCGGACAAACCGGCGCCGACCTCTCCACCGGATTCCAGGCCGCCACCGAAACCTTCGCCGACGCCGGAGCGAACCTGTCGACCGGAATCGAAGCCGGAATCAACGCGGCGACAACAGGTTTGGCAGATGCCTCGACGGGCCTGACCGCAGGCGTCTCCGGGCTGAACGCCGAACTGAACGGCGCCTTGGGCGGCGCGGCGGAAGCCGGTGCGGGACTGGGCGCGGAGTTGGGTGGTGCCTTGGGTGGTGCGGCTGCGGCCGGTGCGGGCCTCGGCGCCGGACTGGGCGGTGCACTAGGCAGCGTGGCCCAGGCCGGTGCGGGGGTCGGGGCGGGATTGAGTGGCGCGCTGAATGGTGCGGCGCAGGCCGGTGCGGGTCTGGGTGGCGCGCTGGGTGCTGTGGCGGGAGACGGTGCTGGCCTGGGCGCGGAGTTGGGTGGTGCCTTGGGTGGTGCGGCTGCGGCCGGTGCCGGACTGGGTGCCGGACTGGGCGGTGCGGCGCAGGCCGGTGCGGGACTCGGCGCGCAGTTGGGTGGCGCACTGGGCGGTGCGGCCGAAGCTGGCGCGGGGCTCGGTGCGGAGTTGGGCGGTGCCTCGAGTGGTGCGGCGCAGGCGGGTGCGGGCCTCGGTGCGCATGACGCGGGTGATCTGTCGGCTTCGCTGTCCGGTGGGGCCACCGCAGGTGTGCAGTCCGCGGGAGACGTGTCGGGCACGCTGTCCGGTGTCGCTGGGTCGGGGCTGCGTTCGGTGGGGGACCTGTCCGGTGACGCCGCGGCGGGTGTGCACTCCGCGGGGGACGTCTCCAGCGCGCTGTCCGGTACCGGCGCGTCGGGGTTGGAGTCCGGGTTGGGTTCGGCGGGAAGTCTGTCGAGTTCGCTGTCCGGCAGCGCGGATTCGGCCCTGCACACCGGTACCGAGGTGTCGGCGGGGTTGTCGGGGCTCGGGACGAATCTGTCCGGATCGGCCGACTCCGGGGTGCATGGGGGGACCGATGTGTCCTCGGCGTTGTCGGATACGGCGTCCGCGGGGCTGCATGGTGCGGGGGAGGTGTCGTCGGCGGTTTCGGGCACGGTGGGTGGAGATCTCGGATCGGTGGATTCGGCTGCCACGCATGGGCTGGGGGTCGATTCGTCGGTGGGGACGCCGGTCAGCGGTACCTGGTCGGGTGTGGATGTGTCGCATGCCTTCGGATCGGGTGTGGGCGCCGACCTCTCCGGAAACTTCGGTGGGACCGGCAGCGGCATCGACAGTGCGCTGTCCGCAGGTGGGCACGGCGCTCTCGACAGCGGGATCGACACCTCCGGCCACACCGACGCGGGTCTGTTCGGCGACACCCACACCACCACTGTCACCGACACCCACGTCGCCGGTGATGTCACCGGCGGGCTCCTGCACTGA
- a CDS encoding LuxR C-terminal-related transcriptional regulator: protein MTVVGNVAFALGARPGAREILRELDSDGPDPLVYLIRGRGGTGKSALLTVIRQHLRRRGIGCCDDTSTPAAPDARSVVVIDDAHTLDQLELEKLCGAVESDPRTLVIATRPQPHDPALRALTEAVSRRGRVLDLRPLGPSEIDPFARELGMSVPRAVIDHIHLLTSGIPAGVAAALTAACAARLDGGIEAVDRAVAEWARHLLADTEPTLLEVLTVAATGAGLDASEVAEVLGIDENAAIGLVDRARASALVTDADLLPTPAVEPLRTLVGERRFVSIQRRLLTARLESGLLRDHTALVLTDSGVRDERLVEFLLAAAGRAGDDAFHYYTAMVTAGGDPRTIAIPHAEAAVRAGDDTAALRLVEPVLSRPDVSGAELAAAVRICANVHARRGFVDRAARLYSWLGPARTGADRAAAAVYYLHGDIERATAISDAPAPPTETNSRIERFATALAQTIVGGSRAAATTAATTLIQLTRTGPAADTGLPCAPATVSTVLCLSMGEPRRAADALRETNPRDPAIRVLTAWTAMLGGDEQLAAETLSGLAADTLTPRDRFLAHGVSVGLARRSGDSGLLARAWEAARPVLDEVEVDLPALLPIGELRAAAIRLGEPERVAPLVEAARDLLHRAGNPPAWANIFHWYELQAAIAHERPDELLPPAGRLKAAAQAGDPHAAILADAGRTWVLVLRGEADAEQVTAAVRRLAAAGLVWDAARLASEAALGCGDPAAATTLLKLARAIRAEARPPAPSDRRVTGGMSPEPTASVLSDREREVAELVLLGLTYREIGARLYISAKTVEHHVARIRRRIGAGSRSELLSMLRAMGHGSPAG, encoded by the coding sequence GTGACAGTGGTCGGCAATGTCGCGTTCGCACTCGGCGCCCGGCCCGGCGCCCGGGAAATCCTGCGTGAGCTGGATTCCGACGGCCCGGATCCGCTCGTCTACCTGATCCGAGGCCGAGGCGGCACGGGAAAGTCGGCCCTGCTCACCGTGATTCGGCAACATCTACGCCGTCGCGGTATCGGATGCTGCGACGATACGAGCACGCCCGCCGCACCGGATGCCCGATCCGTGGTCGTCATCGACGATGCGCACACCCTGGACCAGCTGGAGCTGGAAAAGTTGTGTGGCGCGGTGGAATCCGATCCGCGCACGCTGGTGATCGCCACCCGTCCGCAACCGCACGATCCCGCGCTGCGCGCGCTGACCGAGGCGGTGTCGCGCCGCGGCCGGGTACTCGATCTGCGCCCACTGGGTCCGTCCGAGATCGACCCGTTCGCAAGGGAATTGGGAATGTCGGTGCCCCGTGCGGTCATCGACCACATCCATCTGCTCACGAGCGGGATACCCGCCGGGGTGGCGGCCGCCCTCACGGCGGCATGCGCCGCCAGGCTCGACGGCGGTATCGAAGCCGTCGACCGCGCGGTGGCCGAGTGGGCACGGCACCTGCTCGCCGATACCGAACCGACACTGCTCGAGGTGCTGACCGTCGCCGCCACCGGCGCCGGACTCGATGCGAGCGAGGTGGCCGAGGTCCTGGGCATCGACGAGAACGCCGCGATCGGACTCGTGGACCGCGCCCGGGCGAGCGCCCTGGTCACCGATGCCGATCTACTGCCGACCCCGGCGGTCGAACCGCTGCGCACCCTGGTCGGCGAGCGGCGCTTCGTCTCGATCCAGCGGCGGCTGCTCACCGCCCGGCTCGAATCCGGTCTGTTGCGCGACCACACCGCCCTGGTACTCACCGACTCGGGCGTACGCGACGAGCGGCTCGTCGAATTCCTCCTCGCCGCCGCCGGACGCGCGGGCGACGACGCTTTCCACTACTACACCGCGATGGTCACCGCCGGTGGTGATCCGCGGACGATCGCGATACCGCATGCCGAGGCGGCGGTCCGCGCGGGCGACGACACCGCCGCTCTGCGACTGGTCGAACCGGTCCTGTCCCGTCCCGACGTGAGCGGTGCGGAACTGGCCGCGGCCGTGCGGATCTGCGCGAACGTCCATGCGCGCCGCGGATTCGTCGATCGCGCCGCGCGGTTGTACTCCTGGCTCGGCCCGGCCCGCACCGGCGCGGACCGAGCGGCGGCCGCCGTCTACTACCTGCACGGCGATATCGAACGGGCGACCGCGATATCGGACGCGCCGGCGCCGCCGACCGAGACCAACTCCCGCATCGAACGTTTCGCCACGGCGCTGGCGCAGACGATCGTCGGCGGATCCCGCGCCGCCGCGACCACCGCCGCCACCACCCTCATCCAGCTCACCCGTACCGGCCCGGCCGCGGATACCGGATTGCCTTGTGCGCCGGCGACGGTGTCGACGGTGCTGTGCCTGAGCATGGGCGAACCCCGGCGCGCTGCCGACGCGCTGCGGGAGACGAATCCGCGCGATCCGGCGATCCGGGTGCTCACGGCGTGGACGGCGATGCTCGGCGGCGACGAGCAGTTGGCCGCCGAAACCCTGTCCGGTCTCGCCGCCGACACTCTGACACCGCGGGATCGCTTTCTCGCACACGGCGTTTCGGTCGGCCTGGCCCGGCGCAGCGGCGACTCCGGTCTGCTCGCCCGGGCCTGGGAGGCGGCGCGCCCGGTACTCGACGAAGTCGAGGTCGACCTGCCCGCGTTACTGCCGATCGGCGAATTGCGCGCTGCCGCAATTCGTCTCGGCGAGCCCGAGCGCGTCGCCCCATTGGTCGAGGCCGCGCGGGACCTGTTGCACCGCGCCGGAAATCCCCCCGCGTGGGCGAATATCTTCCACTGGTACGAGTTGCAGGCCGCCATCGCGCACGAACGGCCGGACGAGTTGCTTCCACCGGCCGGTCGGCTGAAAGCCGCTGCGCAGGCCGGCGATCCGCACGCGGCGATCCTCGCCGACGCGGGGCGGACCTGGGTGCTGGTGCTGCGCGGTGAGGCCGATGCCGAGCAGGTGACCGCGGCGGTGCGCCGCCTCGCCGCGGCCGGACTCGTGTGGGATGCCGCCCGGCTCGCCAGTGAGGCGGCGCTGGGTTGCGGGGATCCCGCCGCGGCGACCACCCTGTTGAAGCTCGCCCGCGCGATCCGCGCCGAGGCCCGCCCGCCCGCGCCCTCCGATCGCCGGGTGACCGGCGGGATGAGCCCGGAACCGACGGCGTCGGTTCTCAGCGACCGCGAGCGCGAGGTGGCCGAATTGGTCCTGCTGGGCCTGACCTATCGCGAGATCGGCGCTCGGCTGTACATCTCGGCCAAGACGGTGGAGCATCATGTCGCGCGGATCCGGCGTCGCATCGGGGCCGGATCCCGATCGGAGTTATTGTCGATGCTTCGCGCAATGGGACACGGTTCGCCGGCCGGGTGA
- a CDS encoding dynamin family protein: MSYQIGGHAPGIADQARGLVAAARAAFARGTHPAVLLGECAQRLEQPLRVALAGQLKAGKSTLLNALVGQDIAPTDATECTRMVTWYRHGPAPRVTAAAADGARADVAVRRTPGADGLPGAHGLSFDLSALRWDTAGAHELDHLEVRWPTAALERTTIIDTPGTSSLSREVSLRTSRLLTPDSEAVPEADAVVYLLRRLDAADVGFLEQLAADPESTGQHGISGPLGVIGVVSRADEIGAGRIDALHSARDVSSRFAAELERTGLCQAVIPVAGLLAFAAATLRQREFDAFETLAGVPVDELSTALLSADRFAEVRLPVAPELRAHLAARFGLFGIRMAVTLIRLGVRDSPTLAAELTQRSGVYELRSVLDVQFAQRADQLKAHSALTAVARIVAAHPGTRADELLPPIHRLLADVHGFAELRLLGRLRTDELPLPPDDLTELHRLIGGSGIAPHLRLGLPADAAPDMVRTRAAAAVHKWRARARHPLADQLTANACLTAARSAEGVVASTSGEPVR, translated from the coding sequence GTGAGTTACCAGATCGGCGGGCATGCGCCGGGCATCGCCGACCAGGCGCGCGGATTGGTCGCGGCGGCGCGCGCGGCCTTCGCGCGCGGAACGCATCCGGCCGTCCTGCTGGGCGAGTGCGCGCAGCGCCTCGAACAACCGCTGCGGGTGGCGCTGGCCGGACAGCTCAAGGCCGGTAAGTCCACCCTGCTGAATGCGCTGGTCGGCCAGGACATCGCCCCGACGGACGCGACCGAGTGCACCCGGATGGTCACCTGGTACCGCCACGGTCCGGCGCCGCGGGTGACCGCGGCGGCAGCGGACGGCGCGCGAGCCGATGTCGCGGTGCGCCGCACTCCTGGCGCCGACGGTCTGCCCGGTGCGCACGGCCTGAGTTTCGATCTGTCGGCGCTGCGCTGGGACACCGCGGGCGCGCACGAACTCGACCATCTGGAGGTGCGCTGGCCGACGGCCGCTTTGGAGCGGACCACCATCATCGATACGCCGGGCACGTCCTCGCTGTCTCGCGAGGTGTCGCTGCGCACCTCCCGCCTGCTCACCCCCGATTCGGAGGCGGTGCCCGAGGCCGATGCCGTGGTGTATCTGCTGCGCCGTCTCGACGCCGCCGATGTCGGCTTTCTGGAGCAGCTCGCCGCCGATCCTGAATCCACAGGGCAGCACGGTATTTCCGGACCGCTCGGCGTGATCGGTGTCGTGTCGCGTGCCGACGAGATCGGTGCCGGACGTATCGACGCACTCCATTCCGCACGCGACGTCTCGTCGCGCTTCGCCGCCGAATTGGAGCGAACGGGCCTGTGCCAGGCGGTGATTCCGGTCGCCGGACTGCTGGCGTTCGCGGCCGCGACACTGCGGCAGCGCGAATTCGACGCGTTCGAGACGCTGGCCGGTGTGCCGGTGGACGAGCTGAGCACGGCGCTGCTGTCGGCCGATCGCTTCGCGGAGGTGCGCCTGCCGGTCGCACCCGAGCTGCGTGCTCATCTCGCGGCCCGGTTCGGTCTGTTCGGAATTCGAATGGCGGTCACGCTGATTCGGCTCGGAGTGCGCGACTCGCCCACGCTCGCCGCGGAATTGACGCAGCGGAGCGGTGTGTACGAACTGCGTTCGGTGCTGGATGTGCAGTTCGCCCAGCGCGCCGATCAGCTGAAGGCCCACTCGGCACTGACCGCGGTGGCCCGGATCGTGGCCGCTCATCCGGGAACTCGCGCCGACGAGTTGTTACCACCCATCCACAGGCTGTTGGCGGATGTGCACGGATTCGCGGAGCTCCGATTGCTCGGCCGGTTGCGCACCGACGAACTGCCGCTGCCCCCGGACGATCTGACCGAACTGCACCGGCTGATCGGCGGTTCCGGGATCGCGCCTCACCTGCGGCTCGGCCTGCCCGCGGACGCCGCACCGGACATGGTCCGCACCCGGGCCGCGGCGGCTGTGCACAAGTGGCGAGCCCGCGCACGGCATCCGCTGGCCGATCAGCTCACCGCCAATGCCTGCCTGACCGCTGCCCGCAGTGCGGAAGGCGTGGTCGCGTCCACCAGCGGCGAGCCAGTTCGATGA
- a CDS encoding Hsp70 family protein, whose translation MTQGQALGVTVGSTRTIAAIGSATANADPADIAVHIRRQRLASMPELSENLLARVGDPVDILLPDGSAVAAADLVAETITQVVSDFSAVSTVATVPAWWSVHTVEAQRQALARAGSETVVLVPEPLAALRHLTAGTAVPDDSAVVVYDLGATGITVSVVGSGAGSGLLAGCVRSTEISGAEFDLSIMRYVLANAMGEKDFDPFDPVVERELSALRRRCALAKHHLSRNTATTIEVRLAGTTREVRLVRDEVEDLLRAPLTDSLRLVHEAVRRAGIGSDEIGRILLTGGGASTGLLTELISAEFTAPLTPLDDPGSLSTRGAALLAADLWSESRSAAARAAAPVPIARAALAPDESETSRLPALGDRTVVEPPPADTAAPVRSGRRRRVAFFAGAAIAVGALASGTLALGTTGTPAPTSATSPAAATSTAVAAPANSAHPGVIENATVNSTGTNRANTAANPVAAPDVTAPGAPASNPPGTGAPAPAAPAPAAAPAPNSPDTPAPGTPAPAANSPTQPAPPAQSPPPATQQPTAPTHSGTPGSQLGNTLNNSLDQVGDTVGTVLQVPGKVLPHQDK comes from the coding sequence ATGACTCAGGGGCAGGCGCTCGGCGTCACGGTCGGATCGACGCGCACGATCGCCGCGATCGGCTCCGCGACCGCGAACGCCGATCCAGCGGACATCGCCGTCCACATTCGCCGCCAGCGCCTCGCGTCGATGCCGGAATTGTCGGAGAATTTGCTTGCCCGCGTGGGCGACCCGGTCGATATTCTGCTGCCCGACGGTTCCGCGGTGGCCGCCGCGGATCTGGTCGCGGAAACGATCACCCAGGTCGTGAGCGATTTTTCCGCGGTGTCGACGGTGGCCACGGTCCCGGCGTGGTGGTCTGTCCACACCGTCGAGGCGCAGCGCCAGGCCCTGGCGCGGGCGGGGTCCGAGACCGTCGTACTGGTGCCCGAACCGCTCGCCGCGCTACGGCACCTCACGGCCGGAACGGCGGTGCCCGACGATAGCGCGGTGGTCGTCTACGACCTGGGCGCGACCGGAATCACAGTCTCGGTGGTGGGTTCGGGTGCGGGCTCGGGCCTGCTGGCCGGCTGCGTCCGCTCCACCGAGATCTCGGGTGCGGAATTCGACCTGTCGATCATGCGCTACGTCCTGGCAAATGCGATGGGAGAAAAGGATTTCGATCCCTTCGACCCGGTCGTGGAGCGGGAATTGTCGGCGCTGCGGCGTCGATGCGCGCTCGCCAAACATCACCTTTCCCGTAATACCGCGACAACGATCGAGGTACGCCTCGCCGGTACGACCCGCGAGGTACGCCTGGTGCGTGACGAGGTGGAGGACCTGCTGCGCGCGCCCCTGACCGATTCGCTGCGCCTGGTGCACGAGGCGGTCCGGCGCGCGGGGATCGGCAGCGACGAGATCGGGCGGATCCTGCTGACCGGCGGCGGTGCGTCGACCGGACTGCTGACCGAACTGATCTCCGCGGAGTTCACCGCCCCGCTCACGCCGCTCGATGATCCGGGCTCGCTGAGCACCCGCGGTGCGGCCCTGCTCGCCGCGGATCTGTGGTCCGAATCCCGTTCCGCCGCTGCGCGAGCGGCGGCTCCGGTACCCATCGCTCGGGCCGCCCTCGCACCGGACGAGAGCGAGACATCCCGACTACCGGCACTCGGTGATCGCACCGTTGTCGAGCCGCCGCCCGCCGATACCGCCGCGCCCGTCCGCTCCGGACGCCGTCGGCGAGTCGCCTTTTTCGCGGGCGCCGCGATCGCGGTCGGCGCACTGGCATCGGGCACCCTCGCCCTCGGCACCACAGGCACACCCGCCCCGACATCGGCGACCTCTCCCGCCGCCGCCACCTCGACGGCCGTTGCCGCCCCGGCGAATTCGGCGCACCCGGGCGTGATCGAGAACGCCACGGTGAACTCGACCGGCACAAATCGCGCGAACACTGCCGCGAATCCCGTGGCCGCGCCGGATGTCACCGCACCGGGCGCCCCGGCGTCGAATCCACCGGGGACCGGCGCCCCGGCCCCGGCCGCACCCGCCCCGGCGGCGGCACCAGCGCCGAATTCACCGGATACTCCGGCCCCGGGTACACCGGCCCCCGCGGCGAACTCCCCCACCCAACCTGCCCCTCCGGCTCAATCACCGCCGCCGGCGACACAACAACCCACGGCCCCCACACACTCCGGCACACCCGGCAGCCAACTCGGCAACACCTTGAACAACAGCCTCGACCAGGTCGGTGACACCGTCGGCACGGTACTGCAGGTTCCCGGCAAAGTGCTCCCGCACCAAGACAAATGA